A genome region from Corallococcus caeni includes the following:
- a CDS encoding DUF6600 domain-containing protein: protein MAPWRLRVRWFRTGGVTVFAILSASGCALGPADEFGPQVTSSSTPLDNPMSQFREVLAPYGTWMNLPDVGWVWHPDPNVVGADFVPYTTGGRWVSSDWGWTFESDWDWGQAPFHYGRWFTEPSAGWVWWPDSEWAPAWVDWRWGDGLVGWQPLAPPGISTGLSWTFVGANDFVRPDVGTHRLPDSRVQELMRQTQPVGEHVVAREGYWNRGPEPKEVARVTGQEVPRAKPMTPPTGQPPRAQAASPEGVQAP from the coding sequence ATGGCCCCCTGGCGCCTCCGGGTGCGCTGGTTTCGGACCGGCGGCGTGACCGTCTTCGCCATCCTGTCAGCCAGCGGCTGCGCGCTGGGCCCGGCGGATGAATTCGGGCCACAGGTGACGTCGAGCTCGACGCCCCTGGACAACCCCATGTCCCAGTTCCGGGAGGTGCTGGCTCCCTACGGCACCTGGATGAACCTGCCGGACGTCGGCTGGGTCTGGCACCCGGATCCGAACGTCGTCGGCGCGGACTTCGTCCCCTACACCACCGGTGGCCGGTGGGTGTCCAGCGATTGGGGATGGACCTTCGAGAGTGATTGGGATTGGGGCCAGGCGCCCTTCCACTATGGCCGGTGGTTCACCGAGCCGTCGGCGGGTTGGGTGTGGTGGCCCGACAGTGAGTGGGCGCCGGCCTGGGTGGATTGGCGATGGGGGGATGGCCTCGTTGGCTGGCAGCCCCTCGCGCCGCCGGGCATCAGCACCGGGTTGAGCTGGACCTTCGTGGGTGCGAACGACTTCGTGCGGCCGGACGTGGGCACGCATCGCCTCCCGGACTCGCGGGTCCAGGAGCTGATGCGCCAGACGCAGCCCGTGGGCGAGCACGTGGTGGCCCGCGAGGGATACTGGAACCGGGGGCCGGAGCCGAAGGAGGTCGCGCGTGTCACCGGCCAGGAGGTTCCGCGCGCGAAGCCGATGACGCCGCCCACGGGCCAACCTCCGCGTGCGCAGGCCGCGAGCCCGGAAGGCGTCCAGGCGCCGTGA